TGCTCTTTATGTTTTCGATCCCACGATGCCTGATTTAGCTCCCATCGATGTTAGTCAGAACCCTACTGTAGAAAGTTATCCTTTGGCGTGGAGTCCGGATGGACGCTATCTGGCGTTCGCTTTGTATCAGGAAAGCTCCGATTATTCCATTAGTGATCATTCTATTTATGTTTGGGACGGCGAAGCCAGCACCAATATCACACCGGATAACGGACTGGATACTGCTAAGAGGTTTTACGTCGATTGGAGCCATGATGGACGACTTGCATTTACCGTTATATACGGCTGGTCCACCGTCGATATACCCGCCGAAATTTACGTTTGGGACGGCAATTCAACCATGAATCTGAGCCAGAATCCGGAGGGTGAGGATTGGCGTGTGCGTTGGGGCATGAGTGGACAATTGATGTTTGCTTCGTACCGGGATGAGGGAAATGGCTTCTATGTGTGGGATGGTGTTTCATTCAAGGACGGCTCCCCCGATGTTGATTCATTTATCCGCCTTGCTCCTGAACTGCATCCGAATTATGCAGGATGGATGGGGGATAGCATCGTTGGATTCACAGTATATCCGGAGTCTTCACCATCAGATACGAAAGAAATCGTACTATGGAATTTAGAGAGTGAATCCGTTGTCGAACGGTTTCCAGTTTCGAGTGAAAACGCATGGAGTTGGTTGGCTGAAGGTGGAGAGGTGGTTCTGTCTTCTCATCTTGCATCAGGACTGCCCTCTTACTATCTCGATGTTGAGAGCACCGACGGTGAAATCCTGTTTAGCACGCATACCGGTGAATTTTCATGGAGTGCGGACGGCTATCTAGCCTATTGCGAATTTGACGAAGAGTTAGGTTGGATCTTATCCGTCTGGGATGGGAATGAAACCTGGGCTGTCGCCAGGGTAAGTTACAGACCTGTACAGTGGCAGCGCGGAGGAAGTTCCTTTTCCTGTAACAACGGGTAAGTGTTGTGCGGATTATTCTGAGTCCTTTCAAACGGTCTTATGGGGAAGAATCTTTATGAAAGCCGGAATTCTATATAACGCCAAAACTATTTGCGTCGGTGACGCGCCTATGCCACAGGTGCGCGCCGGGGAAGTCCTCATCCAGTCCGGGTACGCGGGCATCTGCGGCACGGACCTGCACATCTATCGCGGCGAGTTCCACGACCGGGTGAGTTATCCCGCCATCCAGGGGCACGAGTTCGGCGGCGTGGTGGTCGAGGTCGCGCCGGACGTGACCGGGATCGCGGTGGGGGATCGCGTCGCGGTCGATCCGATCCTGTCGTGCCACGCCTGCCCAGCCTGCCTGACCGGGCACATCAACGCCTGCCGCTCGCTGAAGCTGCTGGGCGTGGACCTGGACGGCGGCTACGGGCA
This sequence is a window from Aggregatilinea lenta. Protein-coding genes within it:
- a CDS encoding WD40 repeat domain-containing protein yields the protein MEITKSLSMKNIIRVSRLAILVLVGMILILSASLSSIYAQGNASNRDKLAYVSNDNHLILYDPHDHSETILLEDVRSFRLGRDGRIAFTRSYTNDPALYVFDPTMPDLAPIDVSQNPTVESYPLAWSPDGRYLAFALYQESSDYSISDHSIYVWDGEASTNITPDNGLDTAKRFYVDWSHDGRLAFTVIYGWSTVDIPAEIYVWDGNSTMNLSQNPEGEDWRVRWGMSGQLMFASYRDEGNGFYVWDGVSFKDGSPDVDSFIRLAPELHPNYAGWMGDSIVGFTVYPESSPSDTKEIVLWNLESESVVERFPVSSENAWSWLAEGGEVVLSSHLASGLPSYYLDVESTDGEILFSTHTGEFSWSADGYLAYCEFDEELGWILSVWDGNETWAVARVSYRPVQWQRGGSSFSCNNG